Part of the Kitasatospora sp. NBC_01266 genome, CGAGAAGCGGGACAAGTGAACAGCGGGGCAAGTGAACTGATGGTATGAATGCGACGGGAGCTGGACGATGGATGGGTGATACGTCGAGCGACGACCCCGGGCCGCTCGATATCAACACAACGGGCCGCAGCGCCGATTGGCCACGGGGCGCCTTACAGCAAGCCATGGCATTTCATGGCAGAAGCCCCGAGAAATGTCTGCTTTGACATCAATTGGGGCCTAATCTCCGACAGACCCATCGTGACCACTTGATGACAGCCGGTACTGTCGAGCCGTCGCCTCACCGGGCCACACGGGTCCGTCGAGGCGCAGCCGTCCATCCCGCACCGGTCGGCGTCACCCGCACCGCCTCAGCTCGGAGCGCACCATGGCCCCCGCAACCGCCGTGCCCACCCCCAACACCGCGATGCGCGAGCTGCGCGGCGACCTCTCCCCCGCCGAGTTCGCCACCGTGATCCGGCGCGCGGCACGGGAGATCGGCGAACACGTCTCCTGCGACGCCCGGTACATCGGACGCGTCGAGGCGGGCGCGATCCGCTGTCCCAACTACGCGTACGAGCGGGTGTTCCGGCACATCTGGCCGGACCGGTCACTGACGGACCTCGGCTTCTCCCCCCGGACGGCCGTGCGCGGTCGCCCCGCGCAACACCCCCCGCACCATTTCGACGAGGAGAACGACGACGTGCGTCGCCGTACGTTCCTGAGCGGCGGACCGACCGCCCTGGCCACCGTGCTCGGCCTGGACGGGCCGGCCCAGGCCGCCACCGCGCACCCCGCGCTCCCCCTGCCGCTGCCCGCGCCGCGCGCGCTGTCCACCGCGCGCCGGGTGGGCGGCGCCGATGTCCGGCGCGTCGAACAGGCCGTCCGGGACATCCGGTCGGCCGACGACGCGCATGGCGCCGACGCCCTGTTCGAGCGCGCCGGGCGATCCCTGCGCAACGCGTACCTGCTGCTCAACGAGGGCGAGTACTCGCTGGACACCGAGCGGCAACTGCAGTCCACGGCCGGCGAACTGGCCATCTCGGTGGGCTGGCTGGCCCATGACTCGCAGCGGCTGACCGACGCCCGCTCGTTCTACGCCGAGGCGCTGGCCACCGCCCGGATGGCGGACGACTCGGCGCTGGAGGCCCATGTCTTCTGCAACAGCGCCTTCCTGGCCCGGGACGCCGGCCGACCGCGCGAGGCGCTGCGGGCCGCGCAGGCCGGGCAGAGCGCGGCCCGCCGGCTGGACTCCGACCGACTGCTCGCCCTGCTCGCCATGCGCGAGGCGGGCGGCTGGGCGGCGCTGGGCGACCGCGGCTCCTGCGAACGGGCGTTGGGCCGGGCCTACACGCTCTTCGAGCGGGGCGAGAGCGAGTGCGACCCGGAGTGGATGTCCTTCTTCGGCGAGGCCGAGATCGCGGGTCTGGAGGCGCAGTGCTGGTCGGCGCTGGGCGAGTGGGACCGGGCCAGTGCGCAGGCCAGCCTGGCCATGGCGCTGCAGCAGCCCCAGTTCGTCCGCAACCGGGCGCTGTACACCGCCGAGTTGGCCCACGACCGGCTCGGCCGCGGCGACCTGGCCGGGGCGGCCGAGCACGGCAGCGCGGCGGTGGAACTGCTCGGCCAGGTCCGCTCCGCCCGGATCCGCGGCATGCTCGCGGACACCGCGCAGCGGCTGCGCGCCTTCCGCGGGGTGAGTGAGGTCAGGACGTTCCTGGCCGGCTACGACAGTGCGGTGGCGGCCTGAGAGCCGGTCAGACGGTGGTCAGCGAGTCCAGGTGACTGTGGTCGTTCCAGATCTCGATCGCGGGCAGGCCGTACTCCCAGGAGAGCACCGAGAGCGCCGCCGTACCGAGCTTGAGCCGCTGACCGTACTCCGGTGCCAGGCCCAGCCAGCGGGCGGCCAGCACCCGCAGCAGGTGACCGTGGGCGAAGACCAGCACATCGCGGTCGGCGGCGTGCATGGTGGTGGTCTCGGGGTGCGGGGTGCCGTGGTCCTCCTCGACCCCGGCGAGGAAGGCGTCCGCGCGGGCACCGACCTCCGAGAGCTTCTCGCCCTCGGGCACGCCGTCGCGCCAGATCAGCCAGCCCGGCCGGTCGTGCTCGCGGATCTCGACGCCGGTGCGGCCCTCGTACGCGCCGTAGTCCCACTCGAGCAGTTCGGGCCGGTCCACCGCGCGATCGCCGAAGCCGGCCAGCTCGCAGGTCTCCCGGGCCCGGGAGAGCGGGCTGGTGTAGACCACGGCCTCCGGCAGGCCGTTCCACGGCGCGCGGCGCAGCCGGGCACCGACCAGGCGGGCCATCTGCCGCCCTTCGTCGGTGAGCGGGATGTCGGTCCGGCCGGTGTGCTGGCCGCTCGCCGACCAGGCGGTCTCACCGTGGCGGACGAGGATCAGACGAGCGGGCATCACGGGCTCCTGAGGGCTGGGCACCGGCACGCGGGCCGACGCCAGGACGGTGGGGTGCACTGCCATGATCCCCTACCCGGCGGTTACCGACAGGTACACCCCCGGGGGACGGGACCGCGGGCACTGCGCGAGGTCGCGGGCCGTGACCTGCCGACAACGGGTGGCGGCGGCCGCGTTGTCAGCGGCGGGTGCGAGACTGGCGAACACCATGAACGTCTCGCTCACCGATCAGGCCCGGCGGCTGGCCGCGCTGCGTGGCGGGGCCGAGCAGCGCGGGCTCGACGCCCGGGCGCTGGCCGCCCTCGCCGCCAACCCCGGCTGCCGCCGCCGGGCCGTGCTGGATGCCGCCGGGGTGGACAAGGGCGCCGTGGCGGGGCGCCTGGGCCGCCCCGCGCCGTTCGGCCGCTCCCCGTTCGCGATCGCCCGCGGCACGGTCTTCGAGGCCCGGCTGAAGGCCGACGACTGCGCCGCGCTGCTGGACCCGCTGCGCCGCCACCTCGGCCTGCCGCCGGGCGACGGCGAGCGGGTCGAGATCCCGGACCTGCTGCCGCGTTCGGGCCCGGCGGTGCGAGCCGCGCGCACCACCGAGGCACTGGCCGAGGCGGTCGCCGCCTCGCTGGCCGATCCCGCGCTGTGGACGCTGCTCGACCATCCGATGCTGCGGCTCACCGTGGCCGGTGCGTCCGCCTATCTGGAGCCGGACGCGGTGCTGGTGCGCGGCGGCCGGTGCACCGTGGTGGAGATCAAGTCCTTCCCGGTGCTGGACGGTTCGGCCGATCCCGCGAAGGTGGGCGCGGCTGCCCGGCAGGCCGCCGTCTACGTGCTGGCGCTGCAGGAGGCGGCCGGCCAGGACGGGGGCGTCCAAGGTGCGGTGCCGCGGGATCCGGGGCTGCGGGATCCCGGGCTGCCCGGCAGCCCGGAGCTGACCGTGCTGCTGGTCTGCCCCAAGGACTTCGGCCAGCAGCCGGTGGCCGCCGCGATCGATGTCCGGCGCGAACTGGCGACCACCAGGCGGGCGCTGGCCCGGCTGACCCGGATCGAGGAGCTGCTGGACGCGCTGCCGCCCGGCATCAGCTTCGACCTGGCGCCGGACCCGACCGGGCAGCCGACCCGACCGGTCGCGGAGCTGACCGCGGCGGTGGACCAGGTGGCGGCGAGCTACGGCCCCGAGTGCCTGTCGGCCTGCGAACTCGGCTTCCACTGCCGGGCGCAGGCGCGCGCGGCCGGCTCGGTCGAGCAGATCGGGCGCGGGGTCAGGGCGGATCTGGGCGACCTGCGCACGGTGGCGGCGGTACTGACGGCCTGCGGCGCCGGCGAGTGCCCGGCCACGGATGCGGGCCCGGCGGGCGAGGATCCGGCAGGTGATGACCCGGCGGCCGCGCGGCTGCGGTACGCGGCCGTGCTGCGCGCCGAGGCGCTGGCGGGGACGGCCGCGCCGGCCGCGCCGACCGGGGCGGCCGGATGAGCCTGCTGACCACGCTGGCCCGGCTGGAGGCGATCCGCAGCGGCCACGCCGAGCCGCTGGCCACCGTGTGCCACCGCCACCTCGCGGACCGGCCGATGGTGCTGGTCCCGCTCGCCACGGCGGCCGAGGACGGCGCGCCGCTGGCCGTGCTGCTCGGCACCGACCGGACCGAGCCCCGGCTGCACATCGTGCCGCAGCCGCTCAACCGGGAGCGGCGGGCCGAGTTCCTGACCGCGCTGGCCGACGACCTGCTGCCGTACCTGGACTCGTTCGCCGAGGCGGTCGAGCTGATCGAGGGCTCCGAGAAGGACCCGGCCACCGGCGAGAAGACCCTGACCACCCGTGAGTTGTGCCTGGACGCACCGCAGTTGATCGTCCCGAACGTCGGTTCGGTGCGGCACCTGGCACTGCTCGGGCGGGCCACCAGGTTCCGGCGCACGGCGGAGGACCCGGACCCCGGGCCGTACCCGGCGCCGCCCCGGGTGCCGCTGCTGGGGCGCTGGCTGACCCATCTGACCGAGCGGGCCCAGGTGCCGGGCGCGAGCCTGCTGCTGCCGATGACCGCGCTGCTGGCCCGGCACTGGGCGACCGGGCAGAGCCTGCTGGAGGACCAGCACCTGGCCGCCCAGCTCGCCTGGCACCAGCCGCCGGACGGCCTGACCGGCGCCGCGGCCGCCGAACTGGCCGAGACGGCACGCGACCCGCACGGCCAGCTGCTGCACCCGCCGGCCGGCCCCGCCACCGATCCCCGGTTCGACGAGAAGCTGCTGGCGCCCGCGATCGCGCGCTACGACGCGGCCCAGGCAGCCGTCCGGCAGCAGCGCGCGGACGCCGCGGTGGAACTCGCGGCCTGCGTGGACGATCTTCGGCGGGTGCTGTCGCAGGTGCTGCTGCCGACCTGGACGGACGTCTGGCGCGGGCTCGACCTGCTGCGCGCGCTGCCGCCGGGCGGGCACTTGGCCGAGCGCTGGGAGAGCGACCGCTGGTCCTACACCGGCCACCGGGACCGGCTGGCGGCCGGCGAGCCGCCGCAGCCCCGGGTGGACGACGCGGTCACGGCGGCCCGCAAGCTCGCGCAGCGCGAGCGCGAGCAGGTGCGGGTCGCGGTGCAGGAGGCGCTGGACGATCCGCTGGCGATGGCCGAGCGCCGGCTGGCCGGCGAGGCGTTCAGCGGGGTGGTGACGGAGCTGGAGCCGGCCTACGACACCAGCGGCCGGACGCCGAAGCCGAGACCGCTGCTCACCGTGCGCACCATCGACCGGCCGCACGCCGACCTCGGCCGCGAGGTGCACCGGGCGTCCGGGCCGAGCGCTCAGAAGGCCGAGGTGGTCGCCTTCGACGCGGCGGCGGGCCTGATCACCGTGCGGGTGCTGAACGGCATGGGCCGCCGGAAGGAGCCCGAACCCGGCAGCCTGCCGCAGCCCGGCGAGCCGGTGACCTTCACCCTGTTCGAGCTCGCCCCGCGCCAGTCGGCGCCGCTGCCGGAGCCGGATGACACGCCGTGGACGCATGGCGGTCCCCCGTCGGCCGCCCGGAGTTCGACTCCCGTCCCCGAAGAGTGGGCATGAGCAGCACTGTGAGCCGTCTGACCCCGTCCACGCCGCCATCCCCCGCGGCCGCCGCCGACGCGGCGGTGGCGGCGATCCTGGCCGCCACCGTCCACCCGGCCCCCGGCGCGCCGCG contains:
- a CDS encoding histidine phosphatase family protein, with the protein product MPARLILVRHGETAWSASGQHTGRTDIPLTDEGRQMARLVGARLRRAPWNGLPEAVVYTSPLSRARETCELAGFGDRAVDRPELLEWDYGAYEGRTGVEIREHDRPGWLIWRDGVPEGEKLSEVGARADAFLAGVEEDHGTPHPETTTMHAADRDVLVFAHGHLLRVLAARWLGLAPEYGQRLKLGTAALSVLSWEYGLPAIEIWNDHSHLDSLTTV
- a CDS encoding tetratricopeptide repeat protein, whose amino-acid sequence is MAPATAVPTPNTAMRELRGDLSPAEFATVIRRAAREIGEHVSCDARYIGRVEAGAIRCPNYAYERVFRHIWPDRSLTDLGFSPRTAVRGRPAQHPPHHFDEENDDVRRRTFLSGGPTALATVLGLDGPAQAATAHPALPLPLPAPRALSTARRVGGADVRRVEQAVRDIRSADDAHGADALFERAGRSLRNAYLLLNEGEYSLDTERQLQSTAGELAISVGWLAHDSQRLTDARSFYAEALATARMADDSALEAHVFCNSAFLARDAGRPREALRAAQAGQSAARRLDSDRLLALLAMREAGGWAALGDRGSCERALGRAYTLFERGESECDPEWMSFFGEAEIAGLEAQCWSALGEWDRASAQASLAMALQQPQFVRNRALYTAELAHDRLGRGDLAGAAEHGSAAVELLGQVRSARIRGMLADTAQRLRAFRGVSEVRTFLAGYDSAVAA